From Halapricum desulfuricans, a single genomic window includes:
- a CDS encoding ABC transporter permease, which produces MSVSDLIKQTLRDRHDWPRIRLFDRLPTITTKRLLLGVGVGLVGFLVLSPVVFLVWTSVWSGWPGQFDASFTLRNYQAVYSSIETYRLFLNSVLVGLGVTCIAGFFGLMFAWLMARTNVPTKGWMELVILSPYAIPSFMFAMMYIVTFGPHSGLVTTTLMDLFGLHSPPFNIYTPHWIVLIVGINSTTTFYLLTVPALQDMDATYEEIARIYGASPLQTLRSVTFPLIKPAILSAVLLTFIISLGEFAVVAILGAPEQFHVYATKIWLSITGTVPPQYGGAAALSMSLLAVTVVLVWYYRKVTARTEAFMTISGEGYQTRQWDLGNWRWPIAGALWCVLFVFWILPLGVMALASLHDVWVGHVDLSALTLSHYAEVFGSELVRRAFTNSLVIGIGGAILGTILVTFLAYYTERTEYRFRGFVDFLSLAPLAIPSIILGAAVVFTYLWLGKIHPLLDIYGTLWIIMLGSVVVFLPVTSRIAVGNIVQIHHELEESARIHGASWFQQIREVFLPLFRTTIGVILFYLFIHIFRLLTIPIMTYTRGTETVSVVIFLQWRNYADLEFVSAISVVFVGLMFVTIVVLRFSGLRFYQLR; this is translated from the coding sequence ATGTCCGTTTCAGACCTGATCAAACAGACGCTGCGTGACCGCCACGACTGGCCGCGGATACGGCTTTTCGATCGGCTCCCCACGATCACGACGAAACGGCTGCTACTGGGTGTCGGCGTCGGTCTCGTCGGTTTTCTCGTCCTGTCGCCGGTCGTGTTTCTGGTCTGGACGAGCGTCTGGTCCGGGTGGCCCGGCCAGTTCGATGCGTCGTTCACGCTCCGGAACTACCAGGCAGTCTACTCATCGATCGAGACGTACCGTCTCTTTCTGAACTCCGTTCTGGTCGGTCTCGGCGTCACCTGTATCGCCGGGTTCTTCGGTCTCATGTTCGCATGGCTCATGGCCCGCACGAACGTCCCGACGAAAGGCTGGATGGAACTGGTCATCCTCTCTCCCTACGCCATTCCGAGTTTCATGTTCGCGATGATGTACATCGTCACCTTCGGTCCACACAGCGGGCTGGTGACGACCACGCTCATGGATCTGTTCGGGTTGCACTCCCCGCCGTTCAACATCTACACACCCCACTGGATCGTCCTCATCGTCGGGATCAACTCGACGACGACCTTCTACTTGCTGACCGTGCCCGCGTTGCAGGACATGGACGCGACCTACGAGGAGATCGCACGGATCTACGGTGCCAGCCCACTCCAGACGCTCCGATCGGTGACGTTTCCGCTGATCAAGCCGGCCATCCTCTCGGCCGTCTTGCTCACGTTCATCATCAGCCTCGGGGAGTTCGCGGTCGTCGCGATCCTCGGGGCCCCCGAACAGTTCCACGTCTACGCGACCAAGATCTGGCTGTCGATCACCGGCACTGTCCCGCCCCAGTACGGCGGGGCTGCTGCCCTGTCCATGAGTCTACTCGCCGTGACGGTCGTACTGGTCTGGTACTACCGGAAGGTCACCGCTCGAACGGAGGCGTTCATGACGATCAGCGGAGAGGGCTACCAGACCAGACAGTGGGACCTCGGGAACTGGCGATGGCCGATCGCCGGGGCGCTCTGGTGTGTGTTGTTCGTCTTCTGGATCCTCCCGCTCGGTGTTATGGCCCTCGCCTCGCTGCACGACGTGTGGGTCGGTCACGTCGATCTGAGCGCCCTCACCCTGTCACACTACGCCGAGGTGTTCGGCTCCGAACTCGTCCGGCGGGCGTTCACGAACAGTCTCGTCATCGGCATCGGCGGCGCTATCCTGGGCACGATACTGGTCACGTTCCTGGCGTACTACACCGAGCGGACCGAGTATCGGTTCCGGGGCTTCGTCGATTTCCTCTCGCTGGCGCCGCTTGCGATCCCGAGCATCATCCTCGGGGCCGCGGTCGTCTTCACGTATCTCTGGCTCGGGAAGATACACCCCCTCCTGGACATCTACGGGACGCTGTGGATCATCATGCTCGGCAGTGTCGTCGTCTTCCTCCCAGTCACTTCGCGAATCGCTGTCGGGAATATCGTCCAAATACACCACGAACTGGAAGAATCTGCCCGAATACACGGTGCGAGTTGGTTCCAGCAGATCCGTGAAGTCTTCCTGCCGCTGTTTCGGACGACCATCGGCGTCATCCTCTTCTATCTCTTCATCCACATCTTCCGGCTGCTCACGATCCCGATTATGACCTACACTCGCGGAACTGAAACTGTCTCGGTCGTCATCTTCCTGCAGTGGCGAAATTACGCTGATCTGGAGTTCGTGTCCGCCATCTCCGTCGTCTTCGTGGGGCTGATGTTCGTCACCATCGTCGTGCTCCGATTCTCCGGGCTCCGGTTCTATCAGTTGCGATGA
- a CDS encoding ABC transporter substrate-binding protein: MSIELTLSCDNSDLNRALLNGEVEPRGIDLTTTVTYPPRRHRRFFRQQEFDICEVCLASYVSSRTNPEAYPFTAIPVFPSRKFRHSFFYKHADADVDGPADLAGKSVGVQSWQTAANVWMRGIAQERYGLDLETVDWYRRREDDVPVELPERFDIDPVPGSQGGDAIEEPRDMKALLFEGELDAVMDPSGSLFRAVAAADEVEFMFDDPIATERQYYTDTGIHPPMHTVAIRDEILEENPWVAVSVYDAFREARDRALEWNTRPSYNMSLTWAHLHLLEQNELIGDRAWEYGLSEATRRELETFVGYAHDQGLIPSEYAPETLFVDSTLDV, translated from the coding sequence ATGTCGATCGAGCTGACGCTGAGTTGCGATAACAGCGATCTCAACAGGGCGTTGCTGAACGGCGAAGTCGAACCGCGGGGGATCGATCTGACGACCACCGTCACGTATCCGCCGCGGCGTCACCGGCGGTTCTTCAGACAACAGGAGTTCGACATCTGTGAGGTCTGTCTGGCCTCGTACGTGTCCTCGCGGACGAACCCGGAAGCGTATCCGTTCACGGCGATCCCGGTGTTTCCGAGCCGGAAGTTCAGACACTCTTTCTTCTACAAGCACGCGGACGCGGACGTCGACGGCCCTGCCGATCTGGCGGGCAAGTCGGTCGGTGTGCAGTCCTGGCAAACCGCCGCGAACGTCTGGATGCGCGGGATCGCACAGGAGCGATACGGGCTCGATCTGGAAACCGTCGACTGGTATCGCCGCCGCGAGGACGACGTCCCGGTTGAGCTCCCCGAACGTTTCGATATCGACCCGGTGCCGGGCTCGCAGGGCGGCGACGCGATCGAGGAGCCCCGCGACATGAAAGCACTGCTCTTCGAGGGGGAACTCGACGCAGTCATGGACCCGTCCGGGTCGCTGTTCCGTGCCGTGGCCGCCGCGGACGAAGTCGAGTTCATGTTCGACGACCCGATCGCGACCGAGCGTCAGTATTACACGGATACGGGTATCCATCCCCCGATGCACACGGTCGCCATCCGGGACGAGATCCTCGAGGAAAACCCCTGGGTGGCCGTCAGCGTCTACGACGCGTTCCGTGAAGCGCGCGATCGTGCGCTGGAGTGGAACACACGCCCGAGTTACAACATGTCACTGACGTGGGCACACCTCCACTTGCTGGAGCAAAACGAACTCATCGGGGATCGCGCCTGGGAGTACGGGCTCTCGGAGGCGACGCGCCGGGAACTCGAAACGTTCGTCGGCTACGCGCACGACCAAGGACTGATCCCGAGCGAATACGCGCCCGAAACACTATTCGTCGATTCGACCCTCGACGTATAG
- a CDS encoding ABC transporter ATP-binding protein: protein MSGTTQMDVAGLGKQFGDEPVLSDVSFSVRPDEIVALLGPSGCGKTTTLRCIAGVETPDEGTISIDGDVVESGDVSKPPEERHVGMVYQNYAIWPHKTVYENVVFPLKYTDNPFPESDYEHRVTELLELVEIAHLKDEPATNLSGGQQQRAALARALVHDPDLLLLDEPLSNLDKNLRTSMRDELQKLQHEVGVSVLYVTHDQEEAFYLADRVLIMNDGEIVERGDPSTLSRNPESPFTRQFLGGWNRFDGELTEVDGERLIEVPFGVFPLADVDVVPESIPNGPVQCFLRPTDVTVTADRTDAGAHFEAHGTVVTEGILGELYETTIAIDDADTEIVVRSETHHDLSRGGDVPVQFDLGSVQVYSGRGQPDAPSVDDA, encoded by the coding sequence ATGTCTGGCACAACGCAGATGGACGTGGCGGGCCTCGGCAAGCAATTCGGGGACGAACCGGTCCTTTCGGACGTCAGTTTCAGCGTCCGGCCGGACGAGATCGTCGCCCTGTTAGGTCCGAGCGGCTGTGGGAAAACGACGACGCTGCGGTGTATCGCGGGCGTCGAGACCCCGGACGAGGGCACGATCTCGATCGACGGTGACGTCGTCGAAAGCGGCGACGTATCGAAACCACCGGAGGAGAGACACGTCGGGATGGTGTACCAGAACTACGCCATCTGGCCGCACAAGACGGTCTACGAGAACGTCGTCTTCCCGCTCAAGTACACCGACAATCCGTTCCCGGAGTCGGACTACGAGCACCGCGTGACCGAACTCCTCGAACTGGTCGAGATCGCCCATCTGAAGGACGAACCCGCGACGAATTTGAGCGGGGGCCAGCAACAGCGCGCGGCACTGGCTCGCGCGCTCGTGCACGACCCCGATCTCCTGTTGCTGGACGAACCGCTGAGTAACCTGGATAAGAACCTGCGGACGAGCATGCGGGACGAACTCCAGAAGCTCCAGCACGAAGTCGGCGTCAGCGTGCTGTACGTCACCCACGACCAGGAGGAGGCGTTCTATCTGGCCGACCGCGTCCTGATCATGAACGACGGTGAGATCGTCGAACGGGGCGATCCGTCGACCCTGTCGCGAAATCCGGAGTCCCCCTTCACTCGCCAGTTCCTCGGGGGCTGGAACCGCTTCGACGGCGAACTCACCGAGGTTGACGGCGAGCGGCTGATCGAGGTCCCGTTCGGCGTGTTCCCGCTTGCGGACGTAGACGTTGTCCCGGAATCGATCCCGAACGGACCCGTTCAGTGTTTCCTCAGACCGACGGACGTTACCGTCACAGCGGATCGGACGGACGCCGGGGCACACTTTGAGGCACACGGTACTGTCGTCACGGAGGGCATCCTGGGGGAGCTATACGAGACGACGATCGCTATCGACGACGCCGATACCGAGATCGTCGTGCGCTCCGAGACTCACCACGACCTGTCGCGGGGCGGGGACGTCCCCGTTCAGTTCGACCTCGGGTCGGTGCAGGTATACAGCGGTCGCGGGCAGCCCGATGCCCCGTCGGTCGACGACGCTTGA
- a CDS encoding MATE family efflux transporter, giving the protein MVRVAEQTRRIWRRAASLGWPIAVQQFFNTLMRTVDIFVTGLFSPAAIAAVGIADLYAQFPLRVGLSFGTGAIALSSQDTGRGATVSRNRVISQALVLGFLCGIPLVVVGYLFSRPLIGVLGANAEVVRTGGRYLFIIFAAAPMRIVGLVGIRSLQGTGDTQTPMVLNSAASVLNILLTLTLGLGLWIAPALGIVGVGIATFTSRTAEAISVVGVLAYARNDISLVWSRDATIARQLIAVSLPNFAEGMSTSLARFPFNAILLAFGTAPNAAYHVGRRIYQQLAAPFSRALTTVTSIIVGQTLGEGKPTRARREARAILSLSLVVLGAVAAILFVGARRLVSLFEQDPEVVGYAVSFTRVFAVSVVFMAVFYPLSGALRGAGDTRTPFYARFLGSTVFLLGVSFALSIVAGYQVVGAYVGLGLSFACWAGVVAAGFVRGNWADTAAAMIEERSAVDGS; this is encoded by the coding sequence AACACTTTGATGCGAACGGTCGACATCTTCGTCACGGGCCTGTTCTCGCCCGCCGCGATCGCCGCTGTCGGCATCGCTGATCTCTACGCCCAGTTCCCGCTCCGGGTCGGGTTGAGCTTTGGCACCGGGGCGATTGCGCTTTCGAGCCAGGACACCGGTCGCGGAGCCACTGTAAGCCGGAACAGAGTCATCTCCCAGGCTCTCGTTTTGGGGTTCCTCTGTGGCATCCCACTCGTCGTCGTCGGATATCTGTTCAGTCGTCCCCTCATCGGCGTTCTCGGAGCCAACGCTGAAGTCGTCCGTACCGGCGGACGATACCTGTTCATCATCTTCGCCGCCGCACCGATGCGTATCGTCGGCCTCGTCGGGATCCGTTCTCTGCAGGGAACGGGCGACACGCAGACGCCGATGGTCCTCAACAGCGCTGCGAGCGTGCTCAACATCCTCCTGACACTGACTCTCGGTCTCGGTCTCTGGATCGCACCGGCACTCGGCATCGTCGGCGTCGGAATCGCCACGTTCACCAGCAGAACCGCCGAGGCGATCTCGGTCGTCGGCGTTCTCGCGTATGCCCGAAACGACATCTCCCTGGTGTGGTCGCGCGACGCTACTATCGCACGGCAGTTGATCGCCGTGAGTCTCCCGAACTTCGCCGAAGGGATGAGCACGTCACTCGCTCGTTTCCCGTTCAACGCCATCCTGTTGGCCTTCGGCACGGCACCGAACGCGGCGTATCACGTCGGACGGCGCATCTATCAACAGCTCGCCGCCCCGTTCTCCCGCGCGCTGACGACCGTCACCAGCATCATCGTCGGGCAGACGCTCGGGGAGGGGAAGCCGACTCGAGCGCGCCGCGAGGCGCGGGCCATCCTGTCTCTCAGCCTCGTCGTCCTCGGGGCGGTCGCGGCCATCCTGTTCGTCGGCGCTCGACGGCTCGTCTCCCTCTTCGAACAGGATCCGGAAGTGGTCGGATACGCCGTGTCGTTCACGCGGGTCTTCGCCGTTTCCGTCGTGTTCATGGCCGTGTTCTACCCGCTCTCCGGGGCCCTCCGCGGCGCCGGCGATACGCGGACGCCGTTTTACGCCCGGTTTCTCGGTTCGACCGTGTTCCTCCTGGGTGTCTCGTTCGCCCTGAGTATCGTCGCCGGCTACCAGGTCGTGGGGGCCTACGTCGGGCTGGGACTGTCGTTCGCCTGCTGGGCCGGTGTCGTCGCTGCCGGGTTCGTCCGGGGCAACTGGGCCGACACGGCGGCGGCCATGATTGAAGAACGGTCAGCCGTCGACGGCTCGTGA